The Chloroherpetonaceae bacterium genome window below encodes:
- a CDS encoding aminotransferase class I/II-fold pyridoxal phosphate-dependent enzyme codes for MDNSNKIIQPLGFSTKSIHVFQEPDKETGAVVPLLSTATTFKQDGINTTRGGFEYSRAQNPTRAQLEGALASLEEAAFCNAFSSGLAALAGLMSIFEPGDHIIAGDDLYGGTVRYFNQVLAKYGIEFAYVDTTRIEEIEEAITPKTKMIYLESPTNPMLRLTDIQAVSLIAKKRAILLSVDNTFASPYLQQPLLLGADVVLHSTTKYLGGHSDIVGGALMTNSEDLFKKFFFNQKAAGAIPSPFDCWLLLRSIRTLAIRMERHCDNALSVAKFLQSHPTVQAVYYPGLETNPFHQLAKRQTPKGFGGIVSIDLGSRENVEGFIKHLHLFTFAESLGGVESLVCYPWEMTHVAVPIERRLKLGLTEGLIRLSVGIEDKADLLSELTVALNAIATVEAEAK; via the coding sequence ATGGACAACTCAAATAAGATCATTCAACCCTTGGGCTTTTCGACAAAATCAATTCATGTCTTCCAAGAACCGGATAAAGAGACCGGTGCTGTTGTTCCATTGCTTTCTACCGCCACTACCTTTAAACAAGACGGTATTAACACAACAAGAGGTGGATTTGAGTATTCACGTGCTCAGAACCCCACAAGAGCACAATTAGAAGGTGCTCTTGCAAGCCTTGAAGAGGCCGCTTTTTGCAATGCCTTTAGTTCAGGTTTAGCTGCATTAGCCGGGTTAATGAGCATTTTTGAGCCGGGCGATCATATCATAGCCGGAGACGATCTCTACGGCGGAACAGTTCGCTATTTCAATCAAGTGCTCGCAAAATATGGAATTGAATTCGCCTATGTGGATACCACAAGGATTGAAGAAATTGAAGAAGCAATAACCCCTAAAACCAAAATGATTTACTTGGAGTCGCCCACCAATCCTATGCTTCGCCTAACGGATATTCAAGCGGTTTCATTGATTGCAAAGAAAAGAGCAATTTTACTTTCGGTAGATAACACTTTTGCAAGCCCTTATCTTCAACAACCACTTCTCCTTGGGGCAGATGTGGTGTTGCACAGTACCACAAAATATTTGGGTGGTCACTCCGATATCGTTGGCGGTGCGCTGATGACGAACAGTGAAGATTTATTCAAGAAATTTTTCTTCAACCAAAAGGCCGCAGGTGCAATTCCATCACCCTTCGATTGTTGGTTACTTTTGAGATCGATTCGAACACTTGCGATTCGAATGGAGCGTCATTGCGATAATGCCTTATCGGTTGCAAAATTTCTTCAATCTCATCCCACCGTTCAAGCGGTTTATTACCCCGGGCTTGAAACGAATCCATTTCATCAATTAGCCAAACGCCAAACACCAAAAGGATTTGGCGGAATTGTATCGATCGATTTGGGATCAAGAGAGAATGTTGAGGGATTTATCAAGCATCTTCATCTTTTCACATTTGCTGAAAGTTTAGGCGGCGTTGAAAGTCTGGTCTGTTACCCTTGGGAAATGACCCACGTGGCTGTTCCGATTGAACGGAGATTAAAGTTGGGGCTTACTGAAGGTTTGATTCGGTTATCTGTAGGAATCGAAGATAAAGCTGATTTACTATCAGAATTAACTGTTGCGCTAAATGCTATTGCCACAGTAGAAGCTGAGGCGAAGTAA
- the mtaB gene encoding tRNA (N(6)-L-threonylcarbamoyladenosine(37)-C(2))-methylthiotransferase MtaB, with amino-acid sequence MKRISTYTLGCKLNVAESSALAQEYLQKGYQLVPFGEKSDLTIINTCSVTEQANVKCRNVVRKALKASPEAFVAVVGCYAQLEPEALASIEGVDAVLGAKEKFEMASLLGDFEKTGETKILVSDIETVSGFGFGHSISLENSKDQTRAYLKVQDGCNYTCSYCTIPLARGKSRSESIDKIIFQANLLKEAGYQEIVLTGVNIGDFGNLPDGTEGLYTFFDLLKEIEKVEVPRIRISSIEPNLLTSEMIDFISSSKRIVPHFHLPMQSGSVEILKRMRRRYTKELYQERVFEVVNKIPNVCIGADVIVGFPGETDAHFEETFEFIQSLPISYLHVFTFSKRPNTNAAELIDENIFEDIRPEVKKARNQKLTELSYFKWKQYVSRFINQIDEVLFENEFSDDTELNSEIGFSEVEGKTLCFGHTPNYLRVGVEVPSRAWAKEHLIRKRKPVQLTAIDSDLNVIGTFLDAEVIAT; translated from the coding sequence ATGAAACGAATCTCTACATACACACTTGGGTGTAAGCTTAATGTTGCAGAGTCTTCGGCCTTAGCACAGGAATATCTTCAAAAGGGGTATCAGTTGGTTCCGTTTGGAGAAAAATCGGATCTCACGATTATCAATACTTGCAGTGTGACGGAACAAGCCAATGTGAAGTGCCGAAATGTGGTTCGTAAAGCCTTAAAAGCCTCACCCGAAGCTTTCGTGGCGGTTGTTGGCTGCTACGCACAATTAGAACCTGAAGCCCTCGCATCGATTGAAGGGGTCGATGCGGTTCTCGGGGCAAAAGAAAAATTTGAAATGGCTTCACTTCTTGGTGATTTTGAAAAAACAGGCGAGACCAAAATTCTTGTGAGCGATATCGAAACAGTTTCAGGATTTGGATTCGGACACAGCATTTCACTTGAAAATTCAAAAGACCAAACGCGGGCTTACCTCAAAGTTCAAGATGGGTGTAATTACACTTGTTCCTATTGCACCATTCCGCTTGCTCGAGGCAAAAGCCGCTCTGAATCAATCGATAAAATTATTTTTCAAGCGAACCTTCTAAAGGAGGCGGGTTATCAAGAAATCGTGCTGACGGGTGTCAACATTGGAGACTTTGGAAATCTGCCTGATGGCACAGAAGGCCTATACACTTTTTTTGATCTTCTTAAAGAAATTGAAAAAGTGGAAGTTCCTCGAATTCGAATCAGTTCGATTGAACCCAATCTTTTAACCTCTGAAATGATTGATTTCATATCATCATCAAAGCGAATTGTGCCTCATTTTCATCTTCCAATGCAATCCGGCTCTGTTGAAATCTTAAAAAGAATGCGCCGCCGATACACCAAAGAACTTTATCAAGAACGTGTCTTCGAAGTGGTAAATAAAATCCCGAATGTATGTATTGGTGCTGATGTGATTGTGGGATTTCCGGGAGAAACCGATGCACATTTTGAAGAGACCTTTGAATTTATTCAGTCTCTTCCGATCTCTTATTTGCATGTGTTTACCTTTTCGAAACGGCCTAATACCAATGCGGCTGAACTCATCGATGAGAACATATTTGAAGATATTCGCCCAGAAGTAAAAAAAGCTCGAAATCAGAAACTGACAGAGCTCTCATATTTCAAATGGAAGCAATATGTGTCAAGATTCATCAATCAAATTGATGAAGTGCTTTTTGAAAATGAATTCTCAGATGATACTGAATTAAATTCTGAAATTGGATTTTCTGAGGTTGAAGGAAAGACGCTTTGCTTTGGTCATACCCCTAATTATCTAAGGGTTGGGGTTGAAGTACCAAGTAGAGCGTGGGCAAAAGAGCACTTGATTCGAAAAAGAAAACCTGTTCAATTAACCGCCATTGATTCTGACTTAAATGTCATTGGCACTTTTTTAGACGCTGAAGTTATTGCTACTTAA
- a CDS encoding lipocalin-like domain-containing protein — translation MKKLTSFQRPNWTFFTILFSCIFGIAIYAACNEKPRFEFATPTTPLSFPKDLASHPEYQTEWWYVTGHLTSEAGKSYGYELTFFRVGLKGESEGIEAKQIYLGHFALSDISTRKFYFTEKQSRGKFGDAGASAEYFKTYLGNWSIQELGNYMLLQAETDTFSLALVLEPLKKPVLHGKNGYSQKGPESSNASMYFSYTRLKTTGAVTVLGKRETVRGESWHDHEFGTSQLSQGVLGWDWFSLQFENGTELMLYQLREESGMSPFSSGTFIQEDGTTISLTAGDFGIKPTLFYESSKSGARYPKAWTVSIPKLLMELEIQTNIEDQELLTNASTRVTYWEGSVSANLKTNGVNPNSREIRAKGYVELTGYAKPFEQNF, via the coding sequence ATGAAAAAATTGACCTCATTTCAAAGACCGAATTGGACCTTTTTCACCATTCTATTTTCCTGCATTTTTGGGATTGCAATCTATGCCGCCTGCAATGAAAAACCACGTTTTGAATTTGCTACTCCAACGACGCCGCTTTCCTTTCCCAAAGACTTGGCCTCTCACCCTGAATACCAAACGGAGTGGTGGTACGTCACAGGGCACTTAACATCGGAGGCCGGAAAATCGTATGGTTATGAGCTCACTTTTTTTCGAGTCGGATTGAAAGGCGAATCGGAAGGAATTGAAGCAAAGCAAATTTACTTAGGGCATTTTGCGCTCAGTGATATAAGCACGCGGAAGTTTTACTTCACTGAAAAGCAATCACGCGGGAAATTTGGCGATGCCGGCGCCTCCGCCGAATACTTTAAAACCTATCTTGGAAATTGGTCGATTCAAGAGTTGGGAAATTATATGCTCCTACAGGCTGAAACGGATACTTTCTCATTGGCATTAGTTTTAGAGCCTTTAAAAAAGCCTGTGCTTCACGGGAAGAATGGATACAGTCAAAAGGGACCGGAGTCATCAAATGCTTCGATGTATTTTTCTTACACAAGACTTAAAACCACAGGCGCAGTTACAGTACTTGGAAAGCGGGAAACGGTTCGGGGTGAGAGTTGGCATGATCACGAATTTGGAACCAGTCAGCTTTCGCAAGGTGTATTGGGATGGGATTGGTTTTCTCTTCAATTTGAGAATGGTACAGAGTTAATGCTTTATCAATTGAGGGAAGAATCGGGGATGTCGCCATTTTCTTCCGGTACATTTATTCAAGAAGATGGAACAACGATTTCACTTACTGCCGGCGATTTTGGAATTAAACCAACGTTATTTTACGAATCCTCTAAAAGCGGCGCACGATATCCGAAGGCTTGGACGGTCTCGATACCGAAGCTTTTGATGGAACTTGAAATTCAAACGAACATTGAAGATCAAGAACTCTTGACCAATGCTTCAACGAGAGTTACTTATTGGGAAGGAAGTGTTTCTGCAAATCTTAAAACAAATGGTGTAAATCCAAATTCGAGAGAAATCAGAGCGAAGGGTTATGTAGAGTTAACCGGATACGCCAAGCCATTCGAACAAAATTTTTAG
- a CDS encoding acetyl-CoA carboxylase biotin carboxylase subunit, which produces MPKIKKVLVANRGEIAIRVFRTLRELSIPSVAVYSESDKNSRFHRFADEAYCIGGVSSRESYLRQEKILEIAKLSGCDALHPGYGFLSENAGFAKLCEENGIKFIGPKSTVIHALGDKIEAKKLAVKANVPVAPSSPEAIADPIEAKSVADKIGYPVLIKASAGGGGKGMKKAESGEDFQRLFESAQAEALAAFGDSRVFIEKYLENPRHIEIQMMLDEHGNGVWLNERECSIQRRHQKVIEEAPSSILTPEMRKEMGDCAIRLAKVVGYTNAGTCEFLVDKHLKFYFLEVNTRLQVEHPVTEMITGLDLVREQIRVAEGETLSFTQADVKINGHAIECRVYAEDCENNFLPSIGKLSHYVEPNGNGIRTDSGVVEGDEILIHFDPMISKLCAWDSTREKAMNKMIRALKEYEIGGVETTIPFCLFALSHEAFRSGKFDTHFVQNYWNDRKRESPSEEELRAIAAMSVLLKSQKPNSNGLASPSQNGHTQVQESGWEKRKYY; this is translated from the coding sequence ATGCCGAAGATTAAAAAAGTGCTTGTTGCGAATCGTGGCGAAATTGCCATCCGCGTCTTTCGAACCCTCCGAGAACTCTCCATTCCTAGTGTTGCCGTTTATTCTGAATCAGATAAAAACTCGCGGTTTCACCGCTTTGCCGATGAAGCGTATTGTATTGGAGGCGTTTCATCCCGCGAAAGCTACTTAAGACAAGAGAAGATTCTTGAAATCGCAAAGCTTTCCGGTTGCGATGCTCTTCACCCCGGTTATGGTTTTCTCTCAGAAAATGCGGGATTCGCAAAACTATGTGAAGAAAATGGTATTAAGTTTATTGGCCCCAAATCAACCGTCATTCACGCGTTGGGAGATAAAATTGAAGCCAAAAAATTAGCTGTCAAAGCAAATGTTCCGGTTGCACCAAGTTCTCCAGAGGCGATTGCAGACCCAATTGAAGCCAAGTCAGTTGCCGATAAAATCGGCTATCCGGTACTGATTAAAGCCTCTGCCGGCGGTGGGGGAAAAGGAATGAAAAAGGCGGAATCTGGCGAAGATTTTCAACGCCTTTTTGAATCTGCACAAGCAGAGGCTTTAGCGGCTTTTGGTGACAGTCGCGTTTTTATCGAAAAGTATCTTGAAAACCCACGCCATATCGAAATTCAAATGATGCTCGATGAACACGGAAATGGCGTTTGGCTCAATGAGCGCGAGTGCTCAATTCAAAGGCGGCATCAGAAGGTGATTGAAGAAGCGCCATCTTCAATCCTAACACCTGAAATGAGAAAGGAAATGGGTGATTGCGCCATTCGCCTTGCAAAAGTGGTGGGTTATACCAATGCAGGAACCTGTGAATTTTTGGTTGATAAACATCTCAAGTTTTATTTCTTAGAAGTTAATACACGCTTGCAAGTAGAGCATCCGGTAACGGAAATGATTACCGGCCTTGATTTGGTTAGAGAGCAAATTCGGGTAGCCGAAGGAGAGACGCTTTCATTTACTCAAGCAGATGTGAAAATCAATGGACATGCCATTGAATGCCGTGTATACGCCGAAGACTGTGAGAATAATTTCTTACCCTCAATCGGTAAACTCTCGCATTATGTTGAGCCCAATGGAAACGGTATTCGCACCGATTCAGGGGTTGTGGAAGGCGATGAAATCTTAATCCACTTTGACCCAATGATTTCGAAACTTTGTGCGTGGGATTCAACCCGAGAAAAAGCAATGAACAAGATGATTCGTGCACTTAAAGAATATGAAATTGGCGGTGTTGAAACCACAATTCCATTTTGTCTTTTTGCCTTGTCGCACGAGGCCTTTCGAAGCGGAAAATTCGATACGCATTTTGTGCAAAACTATTGGAATGATCGCAAAAGGGAATCGCCATCAGAGGAAGAGTTGCGCGCGATCGCAGCAATGTCAGTATTGTTAAAATCTCAAAAGCCAAATTCAAATGGGCTTGCAAGTCCTTCTCAGAACGGGCATACTCAAGTACAGGAATCAGGATGGGAAAAGCGGAAGTATTATTAA